Within the Anguilla anguilla isolate fAngAng1 chromosome 19, fAngAng1.pri, whole genome shotgun sequence genome, the region ggggggggggggttgggtgagtCAGACTCGAAGTAAAATAGTCAATTCTAGAAGTCTAATTTCTTTCGATGTGCTAtcacagacatggttcaaaATGAGGAGGTCAAATAACAAGGGCTTAGGCTAAATGCTACCTACCTGGTTGGCACTGGACCAGTGGTTTACAGAACCATCCTAGCTGCGCAGAATTGAGCGGGCCTTTTTCGAGTCTTCACACCCACCGCTGCTCCCCGCTCACGCGTTTCATTGGTCCGTTTTCTACGCAGATGTCATTCAGCAAATCGTGGACCTGTTGCGAGAGTCCGGAGACCAGTTCACCGAGAAGGTAAGCCAATGGGGTGCCGGGCCTAAGCTGCCACGGCTCAGTCCAGGACACCCCCGCATACACGAGCAGTCGGTCTGGCCCATCCCATATCCCCAtaagacccagcaattcatttttgtcccctgtaggggacatgattCTCTGGTCTTTATCTTAAGAACCGTATATTGCCGTTTTGCTCGACTATGCCGAATCCCACAccacaagggacattcaataaaaaactattaatgatgttttggaaatgttttcgTCAtccaagggaaaaaaaaaaaaaacttttgtttctGCCGAATCTCAGGAGGGTATATCGTTAAGGGGAATGTGATTTTGTGCGATTTGACAGAGGAGTTTGTTAAACCGACAGACAGGGTGTGTGTATAACATGTACGCTGCGTTGTGTTGTTCttaaactgtgtgtgttgtttgtgctcAGTCCTAGTTCCAGGGCCCGAGCAtcacattattttattctgttttaatttgtcttttgtTCATGTCCAAATGGAAGGGGGTCCACAACCTTGTCCTCTGACTTGAATCGCAAGATAGGAACGCAAGATAtatgtttataaaaatataatcatataaaatgtttaatgcaATTTGCGGTGCGCCTTAATAATGCCCCTGTCATGCATGTCAGGTGCATTTAAATCAGACCTGGGTCGAATACGTATTAGGATTCAAATTCTTTTCTGTGTTCTagtgatcttgcctggtgtatttgagactgccaatatgaccaaaaggcggggttgttcattttttttgagagcatttcattggttccaatacaccaggcaagatcagcaGAGCGCAGATAAGTACTTGAATGGTCTGATTGAAACGCGCTGTAACCCGAATGCTGTACACGCGTCCCGGGTGAAGCCCCCTGCGCGTGACATTACCGCCGTGATTTTCCTGCCAGATAAAGGAGGACAAGGTTTTGGCTCGGCACTTCGGCGGCGGCGACTTCACCTACGCCGCGTTCGCGAGGATCGCCAGCCGGTTCCTCCAGGAGGTggcgccctcctcctcctcctcctcctccccctccggcGCAGTTTCCAGGATCGCCCTGGCCTGCGAGGTGACCCGGAAGCTGACCGCCGTGGACGGGCACCCCATGAACATGGTGATGGGCTTCGGGGCCAAATACCTGCGGGAGAACTTCTCCACCTGGGTGCAGCAGCACGGGGGATGGGTGAGGCACACCGAACACGACACGCGCTTGACGTTCCGCCCCCTGCCCGTTCACTGCTGGAGATAAACGTTGCACGGCGTGTGTGAAATTGAGTGTTTACACGGCTCGTTAAAACCCTTTGGGAGAGTAGGTCTTTCGGAACGTTGTCTCAAAGgtcggtgttctagaattccgccgctttcaattaccagcagtgattgtgacatcagcgttagaatgtccagctaagagcattctaatcacatacgtCTGATCATACAATTTACGGGCCTAAGCTCTAAATCCTGGTTGGTCAGTGTATGATGGGATAAGCTATGAGATGGCAGAAAGGGCTAGCACAAGGGTTAGTCACTAGACTACAGTTATGCTTAGAGGCTAGGGAAAGGGCTAGCACAAGGGTTAGTCCCAAGATTACAGTTATGCTTAGAGGCTAGGGAAAGGGCTAGCACAAGGGTTAGTCACTAGATTACAGTTATGCTTAGAGGCTAGGGAAAGGGCTAGCACAAGGGTTAGTCCCAAGATTACAGTTATGCTTAGAGGCTAGGGAAAGGGCTAGCACAAGGGTTAGTCCCAAGATTACAGTTATGCTTGGAGGCTAGGGAAAGGGCTAGCACAAGGGTTAGTCACTAGATTACAGTTATGCTTAGAGGCTAGGGAAAGGGCTAGCACAAGGGTTAGTCCCAAGATTACAGTTATGCTTAGAGGCTAGGGAAAGGGCTAGCACAAGGGTTAGTCCCAAGATTACAGTTATGCTTAGAGGCTAGGGAAAGGGCTAGCACAAGGGTTAGTCACTAGATTACAGTTATGCTTAGAGGCTAGGGAAAGGGCTAGCACAAGGGTTAGTCACTAGATTACAGTTATGCTTAGAGGCTAGGGAAAGGGCTAGCACAAGGGTTAGTCCCAAGATTACAGTTATGCTTAGAGGCTAGGGAAAGGGCTAGCACAAGGGTTAGTCCCAAGATTACAGTTATGCTTGGAGGCTAGGGAAAGGGCTAGCACAAGGGTTAGTCCCAAGATTACAGTTATGCTTAGAGGCTAGGGAAAGGGCTAGCACAAGGGTTAGTCCTTGATTTGGACAGCCAAACCTTTTTCACAATTGGGGCCAAACACTAGAGCCTTAagtattttgctcatttttcattgaaatgcaatttgtgtaaaaaaaaaagactttgaaCACATTTCGTTCTGTTTCTTTTATTAAAGAGATAATATTTAATTGCTTTCTCATCCCTCTCGTCCTCTTAAGAAAACGGTAAGCGTCAAGGTTGAGGCAAGGTTATTGTTATTGCGTATGAAATTTCATCTGTGTAAAGCATGTCAAATACTCCCTACTGCTCAGAGAGGGTTTGAGATAAGAGCATATCGTTGATGGAATACATATTTTGTGTATGACACATTCATGTATACACATTTGTGTATGACACAGTAAACATGTCTCTTCTTCTAGGAGAATGCATTTGCCGATGCAGAAGAGGATGAGGTCGAGTGATGCGGAGGAGGAACGGGGTCTCCCGCCCGGACCGCGGAGGGGCGTGGAGCTCCCCAGCCCCCGCCCACTCTTCTTCTCTGGGCTTCATCTGTAGCGAAACATTCCGTGCCAATCGAAAGCTTTCTTCTTTGTGCAATGAAAAGGCCAATCAAAATGGCTACCCGCCAGATAAATGCGAAGTGAGCCCGGGTCCCTGCGGCAGGTAAACTCGACGTGACGTccattaattacaaaaaaaaaaaaagattcatcgGCCAgtcacaaaattaatttcagaggTTTCTTCTGTGCGGTTTCCCGTTGGGAGTATTTGCGATGCTTCCAGCGCAACAGAAGCTCTGTTGAATATTgtcaaacagacaaatacagaATGAAGTGCAAAGTTCAACAGCCACTTAAGCCAAATGCTAAGGCCACGAATGAACACACTTTTTGGTTAATTATTTGCACATGTAGGCCTACTCGGGGAGGGTCAGACTTTACTGCATTACACCCTGCAATTAACGAATGGATTTGCACGTTgagatatttttttccacataggGTGCTTTGGGGGACTCTGTACACACTTAGATATAAGATAATACGTTTATGAGTGTGCTACTACATATAGGTATATTGATACCCAATCAATCCACCTACATAACCGTATTTGCAGCTGCCACAAAGATGTTAGcattacatcattacatcaGTCTTGTCCTGCCAGGAAATTGAGCCATTATGCAACTGGACTGGTACCAAGATGACTTGTACAATCAAAACACCACAGTGGCAATGGCGGCCAACGGTTATAGTTCCACTGCAGTACGTCGGGGTTAAATCTTGATAATTGTtaaaattataatgataattacaaatgactgaaaacaaGACTGAGAAGGCCCTGTGTTCGCTGTTTGAGAGGTCAGTTAGTTTCACTGAAGCTTTgattcaaatgttttgtttgaggAGCTCTTTGGCTGTAGTGTTCTCTCAGTGAGGCAAACTGATCTCAGGTCTGTACAGCACCAGCCCCAGGGACTTTCCTCATCTGGATCCGACTGGTTTCATCTGGATCTGACTGGTTTCAGGCGGATCTGACTGGCTTCAACTAGAACTGTCACACCGGTTTTGGCCAGCAGGTGTCGCCTAATCTAgacaatgtattttatttcagtgtattcCCAGTGCATTACAGTTCCATTACAGTATATACTGAATGAAGAATGGCTGCTCACTTATCTGTTCAAGTAGATTCTGATCAGAAAGGCAAACGAGCCAGCGGGaatttgcacattttcagtTGATTGCAAAGTACATGTTTATATAAACTGCTGCTGGGCTTTGGGTTATGTGGCTGATGTCAGCCTGTCTTCCTTGCCTCAAACTGCCGTGTGGCAGACAATGTGGTTTATACCACCATGCTATAATCTGCAATAGTTTGCTCTGCAAACATTTTCGGAGATTTGCACATCTGAAGGAATCAAGATCTTGAAATTACTCTCCGTTCACCAGCTATCAAATCCCTGTGAATACGACACTTGCGTTTTCTCTGGGATTAGAtggagcgagtgagtgtgtgtgtgtgtacttgcatgTGTTTGGCTGTCTGTggatgcttgtgtttgttttctatttgtaaatatttctgctgtgtacaaacagaaacactttttttttttgcaaaaatgaaatgtattatttgaaaGACAAAAGGTTTTCTGTGGTTTTAACTGAAATGTAGCCCTTCAGAAGAATGTTCTGGACTGTAACTGATCTATCTGTGTTATGTGCCCTTGTGTTGGAAATGGTAACAGATCGGAACTAAGCTCCATTTGATCAGAGCAGTTGACTGGCCACAAGGAGATGCTCTAGCCAATCATGCATTGTTTCAAGACTCCTGGCTACAGTCgacaatgacatcactgtatCAGTGTCTAGTGCCTCGGCAGCATTTACGAATTTAGGAGGAAGAAAATACGCCTTGTCGTAATTTGATGTTATTCCTATGTGtgtccacaagagggagccACCAGAATTTTCCCATTGCAACAAACAGTGCGGCACATTACTATGTCTAAAAAATTAACGGCCACAAGAGGGCGTCACTAGAACTTTCCCTTCTAAAGATTGAAACGTGCGGATATTATCTGCTACATCCTGTTCTGGTTACTGATACTACAATCTCTCATAATCAATTTCTTCCTCATGTCAGCTAAAATCTTAAACCACATCCTGCAATTAACGAATGGATTTGCACGTTgagatatttttttcacataggGTGCTTTGGGGGGGCTCTATACTCACTTAGATATAAGATAATacgtttatgtgtgtgctaCTACATATAGGTATATTGATACCCATTCAATCCACCTACATAACCGTATTTGCAGGTGGCGCAAAGATGTCAGCACAGGTATATTTTTCCATTGGACACAAATGTCATGGGAGTTTTTTCAAACTCTCAGCGCCTTTGCTAACATTGACCTGTGTGGGCTCACGACATTGCTTTGCGATcgttttttccccttcaatatTAACAAATTTGCAGGTATCACTCAAGACATCGAAAAGCATTGATTTGGTAATCGTGACACCATCATATAGTTTAGTAAAGCTGTTTGT harbors:
- the LOC118219011 gene encoding apoptosis facilitator Bcl-2-like protein 14, which encodes MENGDVSRGMAGSGESSVEFRLLMAYAQRRRPRSGQQPQPQPGGEPPRSPNRKRKRSSKLRKLLLMCVGPQGDREEEPKGETVDVTSLADRLSSIVDSVDMNVDDIEADGQDDVIQQIVDLLRESGDQFTEKIKEDKVLARHFGGGDFTYAAFARIASRFLQEVAPSSSSSSSPSGAVSRIALACEVTRKLTAVDGHPMNMVMGFGAKYLRENFSTWVQQHGGWENAFADAEEDEVE